From Mus pahari chromosome 20, PAHARI_EIJ_v1.1, whole genome shotgun sequence, the proteins below share one genomic window:
- the LOC110337265 gene encoding acylcarnitine hydrolase-like isoform X2, which produces MPRNPLHSWMDAVLFGLLLLLVPVQGHNSPEASPIRNTHTGQVRGRLVHVKDTDIAVHTFLGIPFAKPPVGPLRFAPPEVPEPWSGVRDGTSQPAMCPQNLELLYPEGLKEMKLNLFPFPMSEDCLYLNIHTPAHTHEGSNLPVMVWIHGGGLVAGMASMYDGSVLAATENVVVVIIQYRLGVLGFFSTGDEHARGNWGYLDQVAALRWVQQNIAHFGGNPDWVTIFGESAGGTSVSSLVVSPMSQGLFRGAIMESGVALLPYLISNTSAMVSTTVAKRSGCEATDSQALVRCLRGKSEAEILAVNKVFILIPAVADGEFLPRHPKELLASEDFHPVPSIIGVNNDEYGWTIPRIMGSAQMIKQITRENLQAVLKDTAAELMLPPECGDLLMEEYMGDTEDAQTLQAQFREMMGDFVFVVPALQVAHFQRSHAPVYFYEFQHQSSFLKDVRPPHVKADHADEVPFVFGSMLFGMKLDITEEEKLLNKRMMKYWANFARHGNPNSEDLPYWPMLNQDEKYLQLDIQTAPAVGQALKARRLQFWTKTLPQKI; this is translated from the exons ATGCCTCGGAACCCACTGCACAGCTGGATGGATGCTGTGCTCTTTGGACTCCTGCTTCTCCTCGTCCCTGTGCAGG GTCACAACTCGCCAGAGGCCAGCCccatcagaaacacacacactggCCAGGTCCGAGGCAGGCTCGTCCACGTGAAGGACACTGACATCGCTGTGCACACCTTCCTGGGAATCCCCTTTGCCAAGCCTCCTGTAGGACCCCTGCGCTTTGCACCTCCTGAGGTCCCTGAGCCATGGAGTGGTGTGAGAGATGGGACCTCACAGCCGGCCAT GTGTCCACAAAACCTTGAACTACTGTATCCAGAGGGCCTGAAGGAGATGAAACTGAACCTGTTTCCCTTCCCTATGTCTGAGGACTGCCTGTATCTCAACATCCACACGCCAGCCCACACCCATGAGGGCTCTAACCTGCCT GTGATGGTGTGGATCCATGGTGGTGGACTGGTTGCAGGCATGGCCTCCATGTATGATGGATCCGTGCTGGCAGCCACTGAGAATGTGGTGGTGGTCATTATCCAGTATCGTCTGGGTGTCCTGGGTTTCTTCAG CACTGGAGATGAGCATGCCAGAGGCAACTGGGGATACCTGGACCAAGTGGCTGCCCTACGCTGGGTCCAGCAGAACATCGCCCACTTTGGTGGCAACCCTGACTGGGTCACTATTTTTGGCGAGTCTGCAGGTGGCACAAGTGTGTCTTCACTTGTTGTGTCCCCCATGTCCCAAGGGCTCTTCCGTGGTGCCATTATGGAGAGTGGAGTGGCCCTGCTGCCTTACCTTATCTCCAACACCTCTGCAATGGTCTCCACT ACGGTGGCCAAGCGCTCTGGATGTGAGGCCACGGATTCACAGGCCCTGGTGCGCTGTCTGAGAGGCAAGAGTGAAGCAGAGATTCTGGCTGTTAACAAG GTCTTCATACTGATTCCTGCTGTGGCAGATGGAGAGTTCCTACCCAGACATCCCAAAGAGTTGTTGGCATCTGAGGATTTTCACCCTGTCCCCAGCATCATTGGTGTCAACAATGATGAGTATGGTTGGACAATCCCCAGG atcATGGGCTCTGCTCAGATGATAAAGCAAATAACCAGAGAGAATCTGCAGGCTGTTCTGAAGGATACAGCAGCAGAACTG atgctgcctcctgagtgtggtgaCCTGCTGATGGAAGAGTACATGGGGGACACCGAGGACGCCCAGACCCTCCAAGCACAGTTCAGAGAGATGATGGGAGACTTTGTGTTCGTGGTCCCTGCACTCCAAGTAGCACATTTTCAGC GTTCCCATGCCCCTGTCTACTTCTATGAATTCCAACATCAATCCAGCTTCCTCAAGGATGTCAGGCCACCCCACGTGAAGGCTGATCATGCTGATGAGGTTCCTTTTGTCTTTGGGTCCATGCTTTTTGGGATGAAAC TTGACATCACTGAGGAGGAAAAGCTGCTGAACAAGAGGATGATGAAGTACTGGGCCAACTTTGCAAGACACGG GAACCCCAACAGTGAGGATCTACCCTACTGGCCCATGCTGAACCAAGATGAGAAGTATCTACAGCTGGACATCCAGACTGCT
- the LOC110337265 gene encoding acylcarnitine hydrolase-like isoform X1 codes for MPRNPLHSWMDAVLFGLLLLLVPVQGHNSPEASPIRNTHTGQVRGRLVHVKDTDIAVHTFLGIPFAKPPVGPLRFAPPEVPEPWSGVRDGTSQPAMCPQNLELLYPEGLKEMKLNLFPFPMSEDCLYLNIHTPAHTHEGSNLPVMVWIHGGGLVAGMASMYDGSVLAATENVVVVIIQYRLGVLGFFSTGDEHARGNWGYLDQVAALRWVQQNIAHFGGNPDWVTIFGESAGGTSVSSLVVSPMSQGLFRGAIMESGVALLPYLISNTSAMVSTTVAKRSGCEATDSQALVRCLRGKSEAEILAVNKVFILIPAVADGEFLPRHPKELLASEDFHPVPSIIGVNNDEYGWTIPRIMGSAQMIKQITRENLQAVLKDTAAELMLPPECGDLLMEEYMGDTEDAQTLQAQFREMMGDFVFVVPALQVAHFQRSHAPVYFYEFQHQSSFLKDVRPPHVKADHADEVPFVFGSMLFGMKLDITEEEKLLNKRMMKYWANFARHGNPNSEDLPYWPMLNQDEKYLQLDIQTAVGRALKARKLQFWTKILPQKIQELNRSENMHKDI; via the exons ATGCCTCGGAACCCACTGCACAGCTGGATGGATGCTGTGCTCTTTGGACTCCTGCTTCTCCTCGTCCCTGTGCAGG GTCACAACTCGCCAGAGGCCAGCCccatcagaaacacacacactggCCAGGTCCGAGGCAGGCTCGTCCACGTGAAGGACACTGACATCGCTGTGCACACCTTCCTGGGAATCCCCTTTGCCAAGCCTCCTGTAGGACCCCTGCGCTTTGCACCTCCTGAGGTCCCTGAGCCATGGAGTGGTGTGAGAGATGGGACCTCACAGCCGGCCAT GTGTCCACAAAACCTTGAACTACTGTATCCAGAGGGCCTGAAGGAGATGAAACTGAACCTGTTTCCCTTCCCTATGTCTGAGGACTGCCTGTATCTCAACATCCACACGCCAGCCCACACCCATGAGGGCTCTAACCTGCCT GTGATGGTGTGGATCCATGGTGGTGGACTGGTTGCAGGCATGGCCTCCATGTATGATGGATCCGTGCTGGCAGCCACTGAGAATGTGGTGGTGGTCATTATCCAGTATCGTCTGGGTGTCCTGGGTTTCTTCAG CACTGGAGATGAGCATGCCAGAGGCAACTGGGGATACCTGGACCAAGTGGCTGCCCTACGCTGGGTCCAGCAGAACATCGCCCACTTTGGTGGCAACCCTGACTGGGTCACTATTTTTGGCGAGTCTGCAGGTGGCACAAGTGTGTCTTCACTTGTTGTGTCCCCCATGTCCCAAGGGCTCTTCCGTGGTGCCATTATGGAGAGTGGAGTGGCCCTGCTGCCTTACCTTATCTCCAACACCTCTGCAATGGTCTCCACT ACGGTGGCCAAGCGCTCTGGATGTGAGGCCACGGATTCACAGGCCCTGGTGCGCTGTCTGAGAGGCAAGAGTGAAGCAGAGATTCTGGCTGTTAACAAG GTCTTCATACTGATTCCTGCTGTGGCAGATGGAGAGTTCCTACCCAGACATCCCAAAGAGTTGTTGGCATCTGAGGATTTTCACCCTGTCCCCAGCATCATTGGTGTCAACAATGATGAGTATGGTTGGACAATCCCCAGG atcATGGGCTCTGCTCAGATGATAAAGCAAATAACCAGAGAGAATCTGCAGGCTGTTCTGAAGGATACAGCAGCAGAACTG atgctgcctcctgagtgtggtgaCCTGCTGATGGAAGAGTACATGGGGGACACCGAGGACGCCCAGACCCTCCAAGCACAGTTCAGAGAGATGATGGGAGACTTTGTGTTCGTGGTCCCTGCACTCCAAGTAGCACATTTTCAGC GTTCCCATGCCCCTGTCTACTTCTATGAATTCCAACATCAATCCAGCTTCCTCAAGGATGTCAGGCCACCCCACGTGAAGGCTGATCATGCTGATGAGGTTCCTTTTGTCTTTGGGTCCATGCTTTTTGGGATGAAAC TTGACATCACTGAGGAGGAAAAGCTGCTGAACAAGAGGATGATGAAGTACTGGGCCAACTTTGCAAGACACGG GAACCCCAACAGTGAGGATCTACCCTACTGGCCCATGCTGAACCAAGATGAGAAGTATCTACAGCTGGACATCCAGACTGCTGTGGGCCGAGCACTGAAGGCCAGAAAGCTGCAGTTCTGGACTAAGATTCTGCCCCAGAAGATTCAGGAGTTAAATAGATCTGAAAATATGCACAAAGATATATAG
- the LOC110337265 gene encoding acylcarnitine hydrolase-like isoform X3, translated as MPRNPLHSWMDAVLFGLLLLLVPVQGHNSPEASPIRNTHTGQVRGRLVHVKDTDIAVHTFLGIPFAKPPVGPLRFAPPEVPEPWSGVRDGTSQPAMCPQNLELLYPEGLKEMKLNLFPFPMSEDCLYLNIHTPAHTHEGSNLPTVAKRSGCEATDSQALVRCLRGKSEAEILAVNKVFILIPAVADGEFLPRHPKELLASEDFHPVPSIIGVNNDEYGWTIPRIMGSAQMIKQITRENLQAVLKDTAAELMLPPECGDLLMEEYMGDTEDAQTLQAQFREMMGDFVFVVPALQVAHFQRSHAPVYFYEFQHQSSFLKDVRPPHVKADHADEVPFVFGSMLFGMKLDITEEEKLLNKRMMKYWANFARHGNPNSEDLPYWPMLNQDEKYLQLDIQTAPAVGQALKARRLQFWTKTLPQKI; from the exons ATGCCTCGGAACCCACTGCACAGCTGGATGGATGCTGTGCTCTTTGGACTCCTGCTTCTCCTCGTCCCTGTGCAGG GTCACAACTCGCCAGAGGCCAGCCccatcagaaacacacacactggCCAGGTCCGAGGCAGGCTCGTCCACGTGAAGGACACTGACATCGCTGTGCACACCTTCCTGGGAATCCCCTTTGCCAAGCCTCCTGTAGGACCCCTGCGCTTTGCACCTCCTGAGGTCCCTGAGCCATGGAGTGGTGTGAGAGATGGGACCTCACAGCCGGCCAT GTGTCCACAAAACCTTGAACTACTGTATCCAGAGGGCCTGAAGGAGATGAAACTGAACCTGTTTCCCTTCCCTATGTCTGAGGACTGCCTGTATCTCAACATCCACACGCCAGCCCACACCCATGAGGGCTCTAACCTGCCT ACGGTGGCCAAGCGCTCTGGATGTGAGGCCACGGATTCACAGGCCCTGGTGCGCTGTCTGAGAGGCAAGAGTGAAGCAGAGATTCTGGCTGTTAACAAG GTCTTCATACTGATTCCTGCTGTGGCAGATGGAGAGTTCCTACCCAGACATCCCAAAGAGTTGTTGGCATCTGAGGATTTTCACCCTGTCCCCAGCATCATTGGTGTCAACAATGATGAGTATGGTTGGACAATCCCCAGG atcATGGGCTCTGCTCAGATGATAAAGCAAATAACCAGAGAGAATCTGCAGGCTGTTCTGAAGGATACAGCAGCAGAACTG atgctgcctcctgagtgtggtgaCCTGCTGATGGAAGAGTACATGGGGGACACCGAGGACGCCCAGACCCTCCAAGCACAGTTCAGAGAGATGATGGGAGACTTTGTGTTCGTGGTCCCTGCACTCCAAGTAGCACATTTTCAGC GTTCCCATGCCCCTGTCTACTTCTATGAATTCCAACATCAATCCAGCTTCCTCAAGGATGTCAGGCCACCCCACGTGAAGGCTGATCATGCTGATGAGGTTCCTTTTGTCTTTGGGTCCATGCTTTTTGGGATGAAAC TTGACATCACTGAGGAGGAAAAGCTGCTGAACAAGAGGATGATGAAGTACTGGGCCAACTTTGCAAGACACGG GAACCCCAACAGTGAGGATCTACCCTACTGGCCCATGCTGAACCAAGATGAGAAGTATCTACAGCTGGACATCCAGACTGCT